From Heteronotia binoei isolate CCM8104 ecotype False Entrance Well chromosome 17, APGP_CSIRO_Hbin_v1, whole genome shotgun sequence, one genomic window encodes:
- the LOC132585697 gene encoding apolipoprotein A-IV-like, which produces MVRNMDGVRQAKKQVYEIFWNGTQPFKKLVKEMPREVLETADLAIGIPAGVGEKLLHAIKDFTRRLEPAFRDLYNAMEPAVASHAEQAIERVRPHTAMIQARMQELSQNHGERLKARMHELESLMPQITHILSQIQQVQGALQPYVNEMHDTVRQKVEGAANMARPYVQPVLEKAKEYTKDFKSNPFFVIDDEQ; this is translated from the exons ATGGTCAGAAATATGGATGGTGTCAGGCAGGCAAA AAAGCAAGTTTATGAAATCTTTTGGAACGGTACCCAGCCTTTTAAGAAGCTCGTGAAAGAGATGCCCAGGGAGGTCTTAGAAACCGCAGACCTGGCCATTGGAATCCCAGCCGGCGTGGGAGAGAAGCTCTTGCACGCCATTAAGGATTTCACAAGAAGGCTGGAACCCGCCTTCAGAGATCTCTATAACGCCATGGAACCTGCCGTGGCCTCCCATGCTGAACAGGCCATAGAGAGGGTGAGGCCGCACACCGCCATGATCCAAGCCAGAATGCAGGAATTGAGCCAAAACCACGGCGAGAGACTGAAAGCGAGGATGCACGAGCTGGAAAGTCTGATGCCTCAGATCACGCACATCCTGAGCCAAATCCAACAAGTCCAAGGTGCCCTCCAGCCCTACGTGAACGAGATGCACGACACGGTCAGACAAAAAGTGGAGGGTGCTGCCAACATGGCAAGGCCCTACGTGCAACCAGTTCTGGAAAAAGCCAAAGAATATACCAAAGACTTCAAGAGCAACCCTTTCTTTGTCATAGATGATGAGCAATGA